The Megachile rotundata isolate GNS110a chromosome 3, iyMegRotu1, whole genome shotgun sequence genome includes a window with the following:
- the Eps-15 gene encoding epidermal growth factor receptor pathway substrate 15 isoform X4, whose product MAALPSPTQVAGSHTDIYEAYYNQVDPNGCGQIGAMEAARFLKKSQLSDAILGEIWDMADPQSRGLLDKSGLFVALKLCALAQAGREISMSNLSLELPPPKMGDISIPYSKNVVNALPVITPVSTGDWSIKPSERAKYDQLFDSLQPSNGYIPGNKVKGVLIDSKLPLDTLGKIWDLADMDKDGMLDRHEFVVAMHLVYKALEKYAIPSVLPPELMPPGKRKDSIPITKSPASIGIITTAPPPIPPLPNVSSVKSMPSMDTAKTNVQWVVSSEDQIAAEKLFLQADLDMDGYVSGIEIKDVFLQSGLPQTVLADIWSLCDTMQTGKLNKEQFALAMWFIKQKLRGIDPPATLTPDMIPPSMRKPSDTIVENNNISGYSNPELDMISKDIAELVRERQSMEQDIAQKEADIKIKNGEIKSLQSELDTLAATLKQLENQKGEAQKRLNDLKAQKAEVDKDLSEVEQKIHEEQKKVDKLRQQAEEQESVLRAQEEELNSKRQELEGLKQEEQQLEQQQNKSRDQLNELTKNLQDTQLQICQAKAKITHLQEQQRQMSDAIALYDSALAAGDATLVPDTSLQFNPEIEEPEYNEDGAQEKKRDSFSNANGTGLDGFEQDPFASNKAQEAFAATTPDPFGSAFPSQNTGGFTSDPFSAFDNSNVIKQDPFDPFGDSKRTDTKTGNVITTTKDPFGDDPFANLHAPPRPESPSPALPPKKAKQPPPRPAPPRPSQGPTGPLRAAPAPPTPSPTPDPFANANTDPFSAQQGVIDNNNSTFTSSTGFADFANFDSKVEAAQFSVYSFNWLLEHAVYKLINLFYLFQYRILSFYDVAWQFLIVSYSSKLTYVHI is encoded by the exons ATGGCCGCCCTGCCATCACCCACGCag GTGGCTGGAAGCCATACTGATATATATGAAGCCTATTATAATCAG GTTGATCCCAATGGATGTGGGCAGATTGGTGCGATGGAAGCTGCGAGATTTCTTAAGAAATCCCAGCTAAGTGATGCTATATTAGGTGAAATATGGGATATGGCAGATCCTCAATCACGTGGATTATTAGATAAATCTGGGCTTTTTGTTGCTCTTAAACTTTGTGCATTAGCACAGGCAGGAAGGGAAATTAGTATGTCAAATTTAAGTTTGGAACTGCCACCTCCAAAAATG ggTGATATTTCTATACCATACTCTAAAAACGTAGTAAATGCTTTGCCAGTAATAACACCTGTCAGTACCGGAGATTGGTCTATTAAACCATCAGAAAGAGCCAAATATGATCAGCTTTTTGATAGCTTACAACCTTCAAATGGATATATACCTGGGAATAAAGTAAAGGGTGTTCTTATAGATAGTAAACTTCCTTTGGATACTCTTGgaaaaatttgggaccttgcagaTATGGATAAAGATGGTATGCTGGATAGACATGAATTTGTTGTT GCTATGCACTTAGTATATAAAGCATTAGAAAAATATGCAATCCCAAGTGTACTTCCGCCAGAATTAATGCCACCTGGTAAAAGAAAAGACTCAATACCTATAACAAAATCTCCTGCATCTATAGGAATAATAACAACAGCTCCACCACCTATTCCACCTTTACCAAATGTATCTTCTGTAAAAAGTATGCCTAGCATGGATACAGCAAAG ACAAATGTGCAATGGGTAGTTTCATCTGAAGATCAAATAGCAGCAGAAAAATTGTTTTTGCAAGCTGATCTAGATATGGATGGATATGTCTCAGGTATTGAAATCAAAGATGTCTTCCTTCAAAGTGGACTTCCACAAACTGTATTGGCTGATAtatg gagTCTTTGTGACACAATGCAAACTGGGAAGTTAAATAAAGAACAATTTGCTCTGGCTATGTGGTTCATTAAACAAAAGTTAAGAGGTATTGACCCACCTGCAACTTTGACTCCTGATATGATACCGCCTTCTATGCGAAAACCTTCTGATACAATTGTG gaaaataataatatatctgGATATTCGAATCCAGAGCTGGATATGATAAGCAAAGATATAGCAGAACTTGTGAGGGAAAGACAAAGTATGGAACAAGACATAGCTCAGAAAGAAgctgatattaaaataaaaaatggtgaAATAAAAAGTTTACAAAGTGAATTGGATACTTTAGCTGCTACATTAAAACAATTGGAGAATCAGAAGGGCGAAGCGCAAAAacgattgaatgatttgaaGGCTCAG AAGGCAGAAGTAGATAAAGATTTGAGTGAAGTCGAGCAGAAGATTCATGAAGAACAAAAAAAG GTTGATAAATTACGTCAGCAAGCAGAAGAGCAAGAATCAGTTTTACGTGCTCAAGAGGAAGAACTGAATTCCAAACGGCAAGAATTGGAAGGCTTGAAACAAGAAGAACAACAATTAGAGCAACAGCAAAATAAAAGCAGGGACCAATTAAATGAACTCACAAAAAATTTACAGGATACCCAATTACAAATTTGTCAAGCTAAAGCAAAAATCACTCATTTGCAAGAACAGCAACGACAGATGAGTGATGCAATTGCACTTTATGACTCTGCACTTGCAGCAGGGGATGCCACTCTTGTACCTGATACTAGTCTACAATTTAATCCGGAAATTGAGGAACCAGA GTATAATGAGGATGGGGCACAAGAGAAAAAGCGAGATTCATTTTCTAATGCAAACGGAACAGGTTTGGATGGATTTGAACAAGATCCTTTTGCATCAAATAAGGCTCAAGAAGCATTTGCAGCAACAACACCAGATCCATTTGGGAGCGCATTTCCATCTCAAAATACT GGAGGATTCACATCTGATCCATTTAGTgcatttgataatagtaatgtcATAAAACAAGATCCTTTTGATCCATTTGGAGATAGTAAAAGAACTGATACTAAAACTGGAAATGTAATAACT acaACAAAGGATCCATTTGGAGATGATCCGTTTGCAAATCTTCATGCACCACCTCGTCCAGAAAGTCCTAGTCCTGCTCTTCCTCCTAAAAAGGCAAAACAACCGCCACCACGACCAGCACCTCCACGTCCTTCTCAAGGACCTACTGGTCCTCTTCGAGCAGCACCAGCACCGCCTACTCCTTCTCCCACTCCTGATCCTTTTGCAAACGCTAATACGGATCCCTTCTCTGCTCAACAAGGAGTGATCGACAACAACAACAGTACTTTCACTAGCTCAACCGGATTTgcagattttgcaaattttgattcCAAG gTAGAAGCTGCACAATTTTCAGTTTATTCATTCAACTGGCTTCTGGAGCATGCTGtctacaaattaattaatttgttttatttatttcaatatcgtattctttcattttatgatgTTGCATGGCAATTTTTGATTGTTTCATATTCAAGTAAACTGACGTATGTACATATTTGA
- the Eps-15 gene encoding epidermal growth factor receptor pathway substrate 15 isoform X6 has protein sequence MAALPSPTQVAGSHTDIYEAYYNQVDPNGCGQIGAMEAARFLKKSQLSDAILGEIWDMADPQSRGLLDKSGLFVALKLCALAQAGREISMSNLSLELPPPKMGDISIPYSKNVVNALPVITPVSTGDWSIKPSERAKYDQLFDSLQPSNGYIPGNKVKGVLIDSKLPLDTLGKIWDLADMDKDGMLDRHEFVVAMHLVYKALEKYAIPSVLPPELMPPGKRKDSIPITKSPASIGIITTAPPPIPPLPNVSSVKSMPSMDTAKTNVQWVVSSEDQIAAEKLFLQADLDMDGYVSGIEIKDVFLQSGLPQTVLADIWSLCDTMQTGKLNKEQFALAMWFIKQKLRGIDPPATLTPDMIPPSMRKPSDTIVENNNISGYSNPELDMISKDIAELVRERQSMEQDIAQKEADIKIKNGEIKSLQSELDTLAATLKQLENQKGEAQKRLNDLKAQKAEVDKDLSEVEQKIHEEQKKVDKLRQQAEEQESVLRAQEEELNSKRQELEGLKQEEQQLEQQQNKSRDQLNELTKNLQDTQLQICQAKAKITHLQEQQRQMSDAIALYDSALAAGDATLVPDTSLQFNPEIEEPEYNEDGAQEKKRDSFSNANGTGLDGFEQDPFASNKAQEAFAATTPDPFGSAFPSQNTGGFTSDPFSAFDNSNVIKQDPFDPFGDSKRTDTKTGNVITTTKDPFGDDPFANLHAPPRPESPSPALPPKKAKQPPPRPAPPRPSQGPTGPLRAAPAPPTPSPTPDPFANANTDPFSAQQGVIDNNNSTFTSSTGFADFANFDSK, from the exons ATGGCCGCCCTGCCATCACCCACGCag GTGGCTGGAAGCCATACTGATATATATGAAGCCTATTATAATCAG GTTGATCCCAATGGATGTGGGCAGATTGGTGCGATGGAAGCTGCGAGATTTCTTAAGAAATCCCAGCTAAGTGATGCTATATTAGGTGAAATATGGGATATGGCAGATCCTCAATCACGTGGATTATTAGATAAATCTGGGCTTTTTGTTGCTCTTAAACTTTGTGCATTAGCACAGGCAGGAAGGGAAATTAGTATGTCAAATTTAAGTTTGGAACTGCCACCTCCAAAAATG ggTGATATTTCTATACCATACTCTAAAAACGTAGTAAATGCTTTGCCAGTAATAACACCTGTCAGTACCGGAGATTGGTCTATTAAACCATCAGAAAGAGCCAAATATGATCAGCTTTTTGATAGCTTACAACCTTCAAATGGATATATACCTGGGAATAAAGTAAAGGGTGTTCTTATAGATAGTAAACTTCCTTTGGATACTCTTGgaaaaatttgggaccttgcagaTATGGATAAAGATGGTATGCTGGATAGACATGAATTTGTTGTT GCTATGCACTTAGTATATAAAGCATTAGAAAAATATGCAATCCCAAGTGTACTTCCGCCAGAATTAATGCCACCTGGTAAAAGAAAAGACTCAATACCTATAACAAAATCTCCTGCATCTATAGGAATAATAACAACAGCTCCACCACCTATTCCACCTTTACCAAATGTATCTTCTGTAAAAAGTATGCCTAGCATGGATACAGCAAAG ACAAATGTGCAATGGGTAGTTTCATCTGAAGATCAAATAGCAGCAGAAAAATTGTTTTTGCAAGCTGATCTAGATATGGATGGATATGTCTCAGGTATTGAAATCAAAGATGTCTTCCTTCAAAGTGGACTTCCACAAACTGTATTGGCTGATAtatg gagTCTTTGTGACACAATGCAAACTGGGAAGTTAAATAAAGAACAATTTGCTCTGGCTATGTGGTTCATTAAACAAAAGTTAAGAGGTATTGACCCACCTGCAACTTTGACTCCTGATATGATACCGCCTTCTATGCGAAAACCTTCTGATACAATTGTG gaaaataataatatatctgGATATTCGAATCCAGAGCTGGATATGATAAGCAAAGATATAGCAGAACTTGTGAGGGAAAGACAAAGTATGGAACAAGACATAGCTCAGAAAGAAgctgatattaaaataaaaaatggtgaAATAAAAAGTTTACAAAGTGAATTGGATACTTTAGCTGCTACATTAAAACAATTGGAGAATCAGAAGGGCGAAGCGCAAAAacgattgaatgatttgaaGGCTCAG AAGGCAGAAGTAGATAAAGATTTGAGTGAAGTCGAGCAGAAGATTCATGAAGAACAAAAAAAG GTTGATAAATTACGTCAGCAAGCAGAAGAGCAAGAATCAGTTTTACGTGCTCAAGAGGAAGAACTGAATTCCAAACGGCAAGAATTGGAAGGCTTGAAACAAGAAGAACAACAATTAGAGCAACAGCAAAATAAAAGCAGGGACCAATTAAATGAACTCACAAAAAATTTACAGGATACCCAATTACAAATTTGTCAAGCTAAAGCAAAAATCACTCATTTGCAAGAACAGCAACGACAGATGAGTGATGCAATTGCACTTTATGACTCTGCACTTGCAGCAGGGGATGCCACTCTTGTACCTGATACTAGTCTACAATTTAATCCGGAAATTGAGGAACCAGA GTATAATGAGGATGGGGCACAAGAGAAAAAGCGAGATTCATTTTCTAATGCAAACGGAACAGGTTTGGATGGATTTGAACAAGATCCTTTTGCATCAAATAAGGCTCAAGAAGCATTTGCAGCAACAACACCAGATCCATTTGGGAGCGCATTTCCATCTCAAAATACT GGAGGATTCACATCTGATCCATTTAGTgcatttgataatagtaatgtcATAAAACAAGATCCTTTTGATCCATTTGGAGATAGTAAAAGAACTGATACTAAAACTGGAAATGTAATAACT acaACAAAGGATCCATTTGGAGATGATCCGTTTGCAAATCTTCATGCACCACCTCGTCCAGAAAGTCCTAGTCCTGCTCTTCCTCCTAAAAAGGCAAAACAACCGCCACCACGACCAGCACCTCCACGTCCTTCTCAAGGACCTACTGGTCCTCTTCGAGCAGCACCAGCACCGCCTACTCCTTCTCCCACTCCTGATCCTTTTGCAAACGCTAATACGGATCCCTTCTCTGCTCAACAAGGAGTGATCGACAACAACAACAGTACTTTCACTAGCTCAACCGGATTTgcagattttgcaaattttgattcCAAG TAA
- the Eps-15 gene encoding epidermal growth factor receptor pathway substrate 15 isoform X5 → MAALPSPTQVAGSHTDIYEAYYNQVDPNGCGQIGAMEAARFLKKSQLSDAILGEIWDMADPQSRGLLDKSGLFVALKLCALAQAGREISMSNLSLELPPPKMGDISIPYSKNVVNALPVITPVSTGDWSIKPSERAKYDQLFDSLQPSNGYIPGNKVKGVLIDSKLPLDTLGKIWDLADMDKDGMLDRHEFVVAMHLVYKALEKYAIPSVLPPELMPPGKRKDSIPITKSPASIGIITTAPPPIPPLPNVSSVKSMPSMDTAKTNVQWVVSSEDQIAAEKLFLQADLDMDGYVSGIEIKDVFLQSGLPQTVLADIWSLCDTMQTGKLNKEQFALAMWFIKQKLRGIDPPATLTPDMIPPSMRKPSDTIVENNNISGYSNPELDMISKDIAELVRERQSMEQDIAQKEADIKIKNGEIKSLQSELDTLAATLKQLENQKGEAQKRLNDLKAQKAEVDKDLSEVEQKIHEEQKKVDKLRQQAEEQESVLRAQEEELNSKRQELEGLKQEEQQLEQQQNKSRDQLNELTKNLQDTQLQICQAKAKITHLQEQQRQMSDAIALYDSALAAGDATLVPDTSLQFNPEIEEPEYNEDGAQEKKRDSFSNANGTGLDGFEQDPFASNKAQEAFAATTPDPFGSAFPSQNTGGFTSDPFSAFDNSNVIKQDPFDPFGDSKRTDTKTGNVITTTKDPFGDDPFANLHAPPRPESPSPALPPKKAKQPPPRPAPPRPSQGPTGPLRAAPAPPTPSPTPDPFANANTDPFSAQQGVIDNNNSTFTSSTGFADFANFDSKCSSISVWPYPIPPQFHQFPVCYILLLYALCFGALKKKYIYILV, encoded by the exons ATGGCCGCCCTGCCATCACCCACGCag GTGGCTGGAAGCCATACTGATATATATGAAGCCTATTATAATCAG GTTGATCCCAATGGATGTGGGCAGATTGGTGCGATGGAAGCTGCGAGATTTCTTAAGAAATCCCAGCTAAGTGATGCTATATTAGGTGAAATATGGGATATGGCAGATCCTCAATCACGTGGATTATTAGATAAATCTGGGCTTTTTGTTGCTCTTAAACTTTGTGCATTAGCACAGGCAGGAAGGGAAATTAGTATGTCAAATTTAAGTTTGGAACTGCCACCTCCAAAAATG ggTGATATTTCTATACCATACTCTAAAAACGTAGTAAATGCTTTGCCAGTAATAACACCTGTCAGTACCGGAGATTGGTCTATTAAACCATCAGAAAGAGCCAAATATGATCAGCTTTTTGATAGCTTACAACCTTCAAATGGATATATACCTGGGAATAAAGTAAAGGGTGTTCTTATAGATAGTAAACTTCCTTTGGATACTCTTGgaaaaatttgggaccttgcagaTATGGATAAAGATGGTATGCTGGATAGACATGAATTTGTTGTT GCTATGCACTTAGTATATAAAGCATTAGAAAAATATGCAATCCCAAGTGTACTTCCGCCAGAATTAATGCCACCTGGTAAAAGAAAAGACTCAATACCTATAACAAAATCTCCTGCATCTATAGGAATAATAACAACAGCTCCACCACCTATTCCACCTTTACCAAATGTATCTTCTGTAAAAAGTATGCCTAGCATGGATACAGCAAAG ACAAATGTGCAATGGGTAGTTTCATCTGAAGATCAAATAGCAGCAGAAAAATTGTTTTTGCAAGCTGATCTAGATATGGATGGATATGTCTCAGGTATTGAAATCAAAGATGTCTTCCTTCAAAGTGGACTTCCACAAACTGTATTGGCTGATAtatg gagTCTTTGTGACACAATGCAAACTGGGAAGTTAAATAAAGAACAATTTGCTCTGGCTATGTGGTTCATTAAACAAAAGTTAAGAGGTATTGACCCACCTGCAACTTTGACTCCTGATATGATACCGCCTTCTATGCGAAAACCTTCTGATACAATTGTG gaaaataataatatatctgGATATTCGAATCCAGAGCTGGATATGATAAGCAAAGATATAGCAGAACTTGTGAGGGAAAGACAAAGTATGGAACAAGACATAGCTCAGAAAGAAgctgatattaaaataaaaaatggtgaAATAAAAAGTTTACAAAGTGAATTGGATACTTTAGCTGCTACATTAAAACAATTGGAGAATCAGAAGGGCGAAGCGCAAAAacgattgaatgatttgaaGGCTCAG AAGGCAGAAGTAGATAAAGATTTGAGTGAAGTCGAGCAGAAGATTCATGAAGAACAAAAAAAG GTTGATAAATTACGTCAGCAAGCAGAAGAGCAAGAATCAGTTTTACGTGCTCAAGAGGAAGAACTGAATTCCAAACGGCAAGAATTGGAAGGCTTGAAACAAGAAGAACAACAATTAGAGCAACAGCAAAATAAAAGCAGGGACCAATTAAATGAACTCACAAAAAATTTACAGGATACCCAATTACAAATTTGTCAAGCTAAAGCAAAAATCACTCATTTGCAAGAACAGCAACGACAGATGAGTGATGCAATTGCACTTTATGACTCTGCACTTGCAGCAGGGGATGCCACTCTTGTACCTGATACTAGTCTACAATTTAATCCGGAAATTGAGGAACCAGA GTATAATGAGGATGGGGCACAAGAGAAAAAGCGAGATTCATTTTCTAATGCAAACGGAACAGGTTTGGATGGATTTGAACAAGATCCTTTTGCATCAAATAAGGCTCAAGAAGCATTTGCAGCAACAACACCAGATCCATTTGGGAGCGCATTTCCATCTCAAAATACT GGAGGATTCACATCTGATCCATTTAGTgcatttgataatagtaatgtcATAAAACAAGATCCTTTTGATCCATTTGGAGATAGTAAAAGAACTGATACTAAAACTGGAAATGTAATAACT acaACAAAGGATCCATTTGGAGATGATCCGTTTGCAAATCTTCATGCACCACCTCGTCCAGAAAGTCCTAGTCCTGCTCTTCCTCCTAAAAAGGCAAAACAACCGCCACCACGACCAGCACCTCCACGTCCTTCTCAAGGACCTACTGGTCCTCTTCGAGCAGCACCAGCACCGCCTACTCCTTCTCCCACTCCTGATCCTTTTGCAAACGCTAATACGGATCCCTTCTCTGCTCAACAAGGAGTGATCGACAACAACAACAGTACTTTCACTAGCTCAACCGGATTTgcagattttgcaaattttgattcCAAG TGTTCCTCCATATCAGTTTGGCCATATCCCATCCCTCCTCAGTTTCACCAATTTCCAGTATGTTATATTTTGTTACTGTATGCGTTATGTTTCGgagctttaaaaaaaaaatatatatatatattggtgtga
- the LOC105662123 gene encoding uncharacterized protein LOC105662123, giving the protein CIIEFCFFQENELLLDINEFEYPRANETCRKIHRQLWKEYYNCLRKIYSNIESKKTIHPIAFTAIEGTFTTLQCQICISPIEIYNNNNIEWYYSNNTHNETSIPVEQLDNILISPDEKELMIYNIKSEQAGQYWCKLGDMLSTFYYVSIDTNHEDIKVVYPNTAPNMPHATPKQIIAEYNLNIYTTWAKWSSCSKCNLVGKKVRYGHCTISLHENDIKSYAATKEKQLEVYRRQITEDEQNEMEENTIQSEVFDKSVNDKIRMILDLFRNKLPCKSKHVPKELLNIPEIKNRQTEMMVRFCKIKCPQNKIFEVRDKQGNVIESANNSAGIYSMIQGVPVPPPTIIRTTIYQRYNKKAILICPGYLNADIPITWNVNNKILNPEVIKSQSQGRIYINPQMHIIFKSLKFEDSNVYSCWQKDKIIGVMKLTVTGELELQTNYSVIMIGGILIIIVFMMIFWKAFQGRKRFTVH; this is encoded by the exons tgtataatagaattttgtttctttcaaGAAAATGAATTACTTCTGGATATTAATGAATTTGAATATCCAAGAGCAAATGAAACATGTAGGAAAATACATAGACAATTATGGaaagaatattataattgtttaagaaaaatatattctaaTATTGAATCAAAAAAGACAATACACCCAATAGCTTTTACAGCTATAGAAGGAACTTTTACCAC GTTACAATGTCAAATATGTATTTCTCCAATAGaaatatataacaataataatatagaatGGTACTACAGTAATAATACCCACAATGAAACTAGTATACCAGTGGAACAATTAGATAATATTTTGATCTCACCAGATGAAAAAGAACTaatgatttataatattaaa TCAGAACAAGCTGGACAATATTGGTGCAAATTGGGAGATATGTTATCAACattttattatgtatctatTGATACTAATCATGAAGACATAAAAGTTGTGTATCCTAACACTGCACCTAATATGCCTCATGCAACACCAAAACAAATTATAGcagaatataatttaaatatttatacaacgtGGGCTAAATGGTCATCGTGTTCTAAGTGCAATTTAGTTGGTAAAAAAGTTCGATATGGACACTGCACTATATCTCTACatgaaaatgatattaaatCATATGCAGCAACAAAAGAAAAGCAACTCGAAGTTTACAGAAGACAAA TTACAGAAGATGAACAAAATGAAATGGAAGAAAACACAATTCAAAGTGAAGTTTTTGACAAAAGTGTTAAcgataaaataagaatgattTTAGATCTATTTAGAAATAAACTGCCCTGTAAGAGTAAACATGTACCAAAAGAACTTCTGAATATTCCAGAAATTAAGAACAGACAGACAGAAATGATGGTGCGATTTTGTAAG ATAAAATGcccacaaaataaaatatttgaagtgcGAGATAAACAAGGAAATGTAATTGAAAGTGCAAACAACAGTGCTGGTATATATTCCATGATCCAGGGAGTACCTGTTCCACCACCAACAATTATACGCACAACAATTTAtcaaagatataataaaaaagcAATCCTTATATGTCCAGG atatttaaatGCAGATATACCAATTACTTGGAATGTTAATAACAAAATCTTGAATCCAGAAGTTATTAAAAGTCAATCGCAAGGAAGAATTTATATTAATCCACAAATGCACATAATTTTCAAGTCATTAAAATTCGAAGATTCGAACGTTTATAg ttgttGGCAAAAAGATAAAATCATTGGTGTAATGAAATTAACTGTAACTGGAGAATTAGAGTTACAAACAAATTatagtgtaattatgattggtggaattttaataattattgtatttatgatGATATTTTGGAAAGCATTCCAAGGTCGTAAACGGTTTACAGtacattaa